Genomic window (Streptomyces sp. NBC_01431):
CCGTGGTGGCAACAGCGGCGGCCGCGGCAGCAGTGGCGGCGGTGGACGGGACGGCCAGCGCCAGGGCGGCGGCCAGCGTCAGGGCGGTGGCCCGCGCCAGAGCGGCAGCGGCAAGCCGCCCCGCCTCCGCCCCGAGGAGCGCACCTACGACGTGGGCGGCGGCTCCTCCGACGCCCCCCGCAGCGGGCGCGGCGCCTCCGCGCGCGGCGGTGCCAAGGGCGGCCCCAAGTCGCCGCAGGGCGGCACCCCGGTCCGGCGCGGCCCGCACGGCCAGCGCCTGGGCCAGGCCCGCCCGCGCGAGCTCGACGCCAAGATCGAGCAGCGCAACCGCGACCGGTACGCGGACAAGCCGGACGTGAAGACCCCCAAGACCTTCCCGGGCGCCGAGCAGGAGGGCGAGCGGTTGCAGAAGGTGCTCGCCAGGGCCGGCATGGGTTCGCGCCGCGCCTGCGAGGAGCTGATCGAGCAGGCCCGCGTCGAGGTCAACGGCGAGATCGTGCTCGAACAGGGCAAGCGCGTCGACCCCGAGAAGGACGAGATCAAGGTGGACGGCCTGACCGTCGCCACCCAGTCGTACCTGTTCTTCGCGCTGAACAAGCCGGCCGGCGTCGTCTCCACCATGGAGGACCCGGACGGCCGCCAGTGCCTCGGTGACTACGTGACCAACCGCGAGACGCGGCTCTTCCACGTGGGCCGGCTCGACACCGAGACCGAGGGCATCATCCTGCTCACCAACCACGGCGAGCTGGCCCACCGTCTGACCCACCCCAAGTACGGCGTGAAGAAGACCTACCTGGCCGCCATCACGGGTCCGCTGCCGCGCGAGATCGGCAAGCGGCTCAAGGAGGGCATCCAGCTGGAGGACGGCTACGCGCGGGCCGACGCCTTCCGCGTCGTCCAGCAGACCGGCAAGAACTACCTCGTCGAGATCGAGCTGCACGAGGGCCGCAAGCACATCGTGCGCCGCATGATGGCCGAGGCCGGCTTCCCGGTCGAGAAGCTGGTGCGCGTCGCCTTCGGCCCGATCGGGCTCGGCGACCAGAAGTCCGGCTGGCTGCGCCGCCTCACCAACACCGAGGTCGGCATGCTGATGCGTGAGGTCGAGCTCTAGAGATCGCCCCGCTTCCCGGCGAGAGCCCGGATCCCGTGTTCGCACGGAATCCGGGCTCTCGCCGTCTTGTGCGCACCCCGGGAACGCCTTTATAGTCACAGTGACCATAAAGGAGGTACGGGCGTGAGCCTCACCTGGACCGAGATCCTCGGATTCGCGACCGGCGCGCTCTGCGTCTGGCTGGTGGCCCGGCAGCACATCGCCAACTGGCCGGTGGGACTCGCCAACAACGTGTTCTTCATCGTGCTGTTCCTCCAGGCGGGCCTGTACGCGGACGCGGGCCTCCAAGTCGTCTTCATCGCCCTCGCCGTGTACGGCTGGTGGACCTGGGCCCACGGGGGTGGACCAGGACCCGGCACGCTCGCGGTCCGGCGGACGACCCGCACCGAGTGGCTGTGGCTGCTCGCGGCGGGGGCGGTGGGGACCGTCGCGCTGACGTTCCTGCTCGGCGCGGCCACCGACTCGACCGTCCCGTTCTGGGACGCGCTCACCACCGCCCTGTCGCTGACCGCGACGTACGGGCAGTGCAAGAAGCTCGTCGAGTCCTGGTGGCTGTGGATCGCGGCGGACGTGGTCTACATCCCGCTCTACGCCTACAAGGAGCTCTACCTGACCTCGCTCCTGTACGCAGGCTTCCTGACCCTGTGCCTCATCGGGCTGCGCGGCTGGCGGCGCGAGCTCGGCGCCCGCCCGGCCCGGCTCGCGGAGGTGGCGGGGTGAAGCGGTACGAACACGGCCTGGTCCTCGGCAAGTTCTATCCGCCGCACGCCGGCCACCACCACCTGGTGCGCACCGCCGCCGACCGCTGCGAGCGGCTCACCGTGCTGGTCTGCGCCGCCTCCGTCGAGTCGGTCCCGCTGGCCGAACGGGTCCAGTGGATGCGCGAAGCGCACCCGGGAGTCCGAGTGGTGGGGGCCGTCGACGACATCGAGATGGACCTGAACGACCCGCACATATGGGACGCGCACCTGGCCGTTTTCAAGGGCGCCGTCCCCGAGCCCGTCGACGCGGTCTTCACCTCCGAGCCCTACGGTGACGAACTCGCCCGGCGCTTCGGCGCCGACCACGTCTGCGTCGACCTGGACCGCACGCTGTTCCCGGTCTCCGGGACGGCCGTCCGCAAGGACCCGGTGGGCTGCTGGGACTTCCTGAGCGAGCCGGTACGGGCCTGGCTCGCCCGCCGCGTGGTCGTGCTCGGCGCCGAGTCGACCGGCACCACCACCATGGCCCGCGCCCTGGCCGAGCACTACCGTGCGCGCGGCGGCGTCTGGGCGCGCACCGGGTGGGTCGAGGAGTACGGGCGCGAGTACAGCGAGGGCAAGCTGGCCGCACTGCGCTCCCGCTACCCGCAGGCGCAGTGGGAGGACGTCGAGTTCGGCTCGGACGAGTTCCCGGTGATCGCCGAGCGGCAGAACGAGCGCGAGGACCGCGCCGCCGGACTCGGCTCGCCCGTGCTGTTCTGCGACACCGACTCGTTCGCCACCACCGTCTGGCACGAGCGCTACCTCGGCCGCCCAAACCCGCGCGTCGAAGCGGTCGCCGAGCGCGCCGCCGCCCACCACCTGTGGCTGCTCACCGACCACGAAGGCGTGCCCTTCGAGGACGACGGGCTGCGCGACGGGGAGGAGCTGCGGCCCTGGATGACCGACCGGTTCCGGGCCGAACTGACCCGTACCGGACGGGAGTTCATGGAGCTGCGCGGCCCGCACGAGGAGCGGCTCGCGACCGCTGTCGCCGCCGTCGACGCGCTGCTCGACCGGGGCTGGGACCTCGCTGACCCGCTGCCGGAGCGACGATGACCGCCGTCGGCGGGGCACGGGCACCGCAGGGGTGCGCCGGGGTGCCGGCGGATGACGGCGGGGCCGGCCGGGTGGCGGGCGACGGCGAGCGGGCGGCAGGGGGCCGGGAGGGGGCGGGGCGGGTGCCCGAGGGGTACGACCCGCACGCCTTCGAGCCGTTCGCCGTCACCGTCGACCTCGCCGTCTTCACGGTCCGCGACGGCGCCCTGCACGCGCTGCTCATCCGACGCGGACAGGACCCGTACGCGGGAGCGTGGGCGCTGCCCGGCGGCTTCGTGCTGCCGCGCGAGTCCGCCGAATCGGCCGCCCGGCGCGAACTGGCCGAGGAGACCGGCCTGTCCGACGAACTCGTCGGCGCGCTGCACCTGGAGCAGCTGCGCACCTACAGCGAACCGGACCGCGACCCCCGCATGCGGGTGGTGTCGGTGGCGTACACCGCGCTCGTGCCGGACCTGCCCGAACCACACGGCGGCGGCGACGCGGACCACGCGGAATGGATCGCTTTCGGCGCGTACGGGCACCTCGCCTTCGATCACGAGCGGATCCTCGCCGACGCCCACGAGCGCATCGGCGCCAAGCTCGAATACACCTGCCTCGCCACGTCGTTCTGCCCGCCCGAGTTCACCCTCGGCGAGCTCCAGCAGGTGTACGAGACGGTCTGGGGCACCGCCCTCGACCGCCCCAACTTCCGCCGCAAGGTCCTTGCCACGCCCGGTTTCGTCGAGCGGGTGGCGGGCGCCTCGCGGCTGACCGGCGGCCGGGGCAAGCCGGCCGCGCTCTACCGGGCGGGTCCGGC
Coding sequences:
- a CDS encoding pseudouridine synthase, encoding MRSSSGRNSSGNNGGSRGGNSGGRGSSGGGGRDGQRQGGGQRQGGGPRQSGSGKPPRLRPEERTYDVGGGSSDAPRSGRGASARGGAKGGPKSPQGGTPVRRGPHGQRLGQARPRELDAKIEQRNRDRYADKPDVKTPKTFPGAEQEGERLQKVLARAGMGSRRACEELIEQARVEVNGEIVLEQGKRVDPEKDEIKVDGLTVATQSYLFFALNKPAGVVSTMEDPDGRQCLGDYVTNRETRLFHVGRLDTETEGIILLTNHGELAHRLTHPKYGVKKTYLAAITGPLPREIGKRLKEGIQLEDGYARADAFRVVQQTGKNYLVEIELHEGRKHIVRRMMAEAGFPVEKLVRVAFGPIGLGDQKSGWLRRLTNTEVGMLMREVEL
- the pnuC gene encoding nicotinamide riboside transporter PnuC — its product is MSLTWTEILGFATGALCVWLVARQHIANWPVGLANNVFFIVLFLQAGLYADAGLQVVFIALAVYGWWTWAHGGGPGPGTLAVRRTTRTEWLWLLAAGAVGTVALTFLLGAATDSTVPFWDALTTALSLTATYGQCKKLVESWWLWIAADVVYIPLYAYKELYLTSLLYAGFLTLCLIGLRGWRRELGARPARLAEVAG
- a CDS encoding AAA family ATPase, which gives rise to MKRYEHGLVLGKFYPPHAGHHHLVRTAADRCERLTVLVCAASVESVPLAERVQWMREAHPGVRVVGAVDDIEMDLNDPHIWDAHLAVFKGAVPEPVDAVFTSEPYGDELARRFGADHVCVDLDRTLFPVSGTAVRKDPVGCWDFLSEPVRAWLARRVVVLGAESTGTTTMARALAEHYRARGGVWARTGWVEEYGREYSEGKLAALRSRYPQAQWEDVEFGSDEFPVIAERQNEREDRAAGLGSPVLFCDTDSFATTVWHERYLGRPNPRVEAVAERAAAHHLWLLTDHEGVPFEDDGLRDGEELRPWMTDRFRAELTRTGREFMELRGPHEERLATAVAAVDALLDRGWDLADPLPERR
- a CDS encoding NUDIX hydrolase, with the translated sequence MTAVGGARAPQGCAGVPADDGGAGRVAGDGERAAGGREGAGRVPEGYDPHAFEPFAVTVDLAVFTVRDGALHALLIRRGQDPYAGAWALPGGFVLPRESAESAARRELAEETGLSDELVGALHLEQLRTYSEPDRDPRMRVVSVAYTALVPDLPEPHGGGDADHAEWIAFGAYGHLAFDHERILADAHERIGAKLEYTCLATSFCPPEFTLGELQQVYETVWGTALDRPNFRRKVLATPGFVERVAGASRLTGGRGKPAALYRAGPATALHPPLLRPEGRQT